A genomic window from Glycine max cultivar Williams 82 chromosome 17, Glycine_max_v4.0, whole genome shotgun sequence includes:
- the GASA26 gene encoding gibberellin-regulated protein 26 precursor: protein MALRELLMMGILLLVCLAKVSSDVNMQKEEDEELRFPNHPLIVRDGNRRLMQDIDCGGLCKTRCSAHSRPNVCNRACGTCCVRCKCVPPGTSGNRELCGTCYTDMITHGNKTKCP, encoded by the exons ATGGCATTACGCGAGCTTCTTATGATGGGGATATTGCTGCTGGTATGTCTTGCTAAG GTTTCATCTGATGTTAACatgcaaaaggaagaagatgaagaacttCGCTTTCCTAATCACCct CTTATCGTGAGAGACGGGAACAGAAGGCTAATGCAAGACATAG ATTGCGGAGGATTGTGCAAGACAAGGTGCAGTGCCCATTCGAGGCCAAACGTGTGCAACAGGGCTTGTGGCACGTGTTGTGTGAGGTGCAAGTGTGTTCCCCCAGGAACTTCAGGCAACAGGGAGCTCTGTGGGACCTGCTATACTGATATGATCACTCACGGCAACAAGACCAAGTGTCCGTAG
- the LOC100793674 gene encoding alpha-mannosidase I MNS5, protein MFPPRCHYTTCLLLFLLVLSDFTISESQSPWAAKKKRMRDKVRNMFYHAYDNYMTHAFPHDELKPISKTFTNSLSELGNLKLEHLPQDYNGSALTLIESLSSLVIMGNNTEFERAVLWLSENLTFDVDARINLFECNIRVLGGLVSAHLLASDSSKKLFQGAYKNQLLALAEDLGKRFLPAFDTPTGLPYAWINLKYGVMENETTETSTSGCGSLILEMGALSKMTGDPIYESVALRALRKLWSMQSSLKLFGTTLDVATGQWIEYSSGIGAGVDSFYEYLLKAHILFGKEDFWKMFHSAYVAVQKYFRHGPWYHEADMRTGRATYWQLTSLQAFWPGLQVLIGDVIAANSSHREFFHVWKNYGVLPERYLLDYQMLHPTEKYYPLRPELAESTFYLYQATKDPWYIEVGESIVNSLNLYTKVEGGFASIKDVTTMQLEDHQHSFFLAETCKYLYLLFDDSFVHENNYVFTTEGHPLPVLSTWHEELPEAYIPTNWTFVKRQPRVNRISAMSLQVCPAMNLKSGQHIESACHIPDARSNYRCLTDEDCGVDATTCRRRSCSMAGYCGLWLII, encoded by the exons ATGTTTCCTCCTCGCTGCCATTACACAACATGTCTTCTACTCTTCCTCCTCGTACTCTCCGACTTCACCATTTCGGAATCACAATCCCCATGGGCCGCCAAGAAAAAACGCATGAGAGACAAAGTTCGCAATAT GTTTTACCACGCATATGACAACTATATGACTCATGCATTTCCG CATGATGAGCTTAAGCCTATCTCTAAAACTTTCACCAACTCTCTAAGTGAGTTGGGAAATTTGAAG CTTGAACACTTGCCTCAAGACTACAATGGTTCTGCCCTCACACTTATTGAATCGCTGTCCAG TCTTGTTATTATGGGAAATAATACTGAATTCGAGAGGGCAGTGCTCTGGCTTTCGGAAAATCTGACATTTGATGTTGATGCACGCATAAATCTTTTTGAG TGCAACATAAGAGTTCTTGGAGGACTTGTCTCTGCTCATTTACTTGCATCTGATTCTTCAAAGAAGTTGTTTCAAGGAGCTTACAAGAATCAGCTGCTAGCTCTTGCTGAAGATTTAGGGAAACGCTTTCTACCAGCTTTCGATACACCTACTGGATTGCCGTATGCATGGATTAACTTAAAG TATGGAGTAATGGAGAATGAGACTACAGAAACAAGCACTTCAGGGTGTG GTTCTCTGATTCTTGAAATGGGTGCTTTATCAAAAATGACTGGTGACCCCATATATGAATCAGTAGCTTTACGTGCTCTTCGCAAGCTATGGAGTATGCAGAgctcattaaaattatttggaaCCACGCTGGACGTGGCAACTGGGCAATGGATTGAATATTCTTCAGGAATTGGAGCTG GTGTTGATTCCTTCTATGAATATCTACTTAAAGCCCATATCCTTTTTGGGAAGGAGGACTTTTGGAAAATGTTTCATTCTGCTTATGTTGCCGTGCAGAAATACTTCAGACATGGTCCTTG GTACCACGAAGCTGATATGAGGACAGGAAGAGCAACTTATTGGCAGCTTACAAGCCTTCAAGCATTTTGGCCTGGCCTACAG GTTCTTATTGGGGATGTTATTGCTGCCAATTCATCTCACCGGGAGTTTTTCCATGTGTGGAAGAACTATGGAGTGCTACCAGAGAG GTATTTGCTGGATTATCAGATGCTTCACCCTACTGAAAAATATTACCCATTACGTCCTGAATTGGCTGAGTCAACATTCTACTTATATCAAGCTACTAAAG ATCCATGGTATATTGAAGTCGGTGAATCAATAGTCAATTCCCTTAATTTATACACCAAAGTTGAAGGTGGGTTTGCAAGCATCAAGGATGTGACAACTATGCAGTTGGAAGATCATCAGCATAGTTTTTTTCTTGCTGAAAC GTGCAAATATTTATATCTTCTATTTGATGATTCATTTGTACATGAGAACAATTATGTATTTACCACCGAAGGTCATCCCCTTCCAGTACTAAGCACTTGGCATGAGGAGCTTCCAGAAGCTTATATTCCAACTAATTGGACTTTCGTGAAG AGGCAACCAAGAGTTAATCGAATCAGTGCAATGTCTTTGCAAGTATGTCCTGCTATGAATTTGAAGTCAGGTCAACATATTGAGAGTGCTTGCCACATCCCCGATGCTCGTAGCAATTACAGGTGTTTGACTGATGAAGATTGTGGAGTTGATGCCACAACATGCAGAAGACGATCATGTAGCATGGCTGGTTATTGTGGGTTATGGCTCATTATATGA
- the GASA26 gene encoding gibberellin-regulated protein 26 isoform X1: MALRELLMMGILLLVSSDVNMQKEEDEELRFPNHPLIVRDGNRRLMQDIDCGGLCKTRCSAHSRPNVCNRACGTCCVRCKCVPPGTSGNRELCGTCYTDMITHGNKTKCP, translated from the exons ATGGCATTACGCGAGCTTCTTATGATGGGGATATTGCTGCTG GTTTCATCTGATGTTAACatgcaaaaggaagaagatgaagaacttCGCTTTCCTAATCACCct CTTATCGTGAGAGACGGGAACAGAAGGCTAATGCAAGACATAG ATTGCGGAGGATTGTGCAAGACAAGGTGCAGTGCCCATTCGAGGCCAAACGTGTGCAACAGGGCTTGTGGCACGTGTTGTGTGAGGTGCAAGTGTGTTCCCCCAGGAACTTCAGGCAACAGGGAGCTCTGTGGGACCTGCTATACTGATATGATCACTCACGGCAACAAGACCAAGTGTCCGTAG
- the LOC100794197 gene encoding uncharacterized protein, with protein MTRTTLDFSSTFQRPHPTAIIMPSPSLPFSLTVHNHHHHYPLKAPIPYSFIRNIIIIIHQPFAPHAAASDDDHHLHHHKHHTTAQAQEEDDEEHSQGRSKVAAASLMRMRKTLLWYLAS; from the coding sequence ATGACACGAACTACCTTGGATTTTTCTTCAACCTTTCAACGCCCTCACCCAACAGCAATCATCATGCCCTCACCCTCCCTGCCCTTCTCTCTGACCGTCCAtaaccatcatcatcattaccCCCTCAAGGCTCCCATCCCTTATTCCTTTATCagaaacatcatcatcatcatccaccAACCTTTTGCTCCTCATGCTGCTGCTTCTGATGATGATCATCACCTTCACCATCACAAACACCACACTACAGCACAAGCCCAAGAAGAAGACGACGAAGAACACAGCCAAGGAAGATCCAAAGTTGCTGCTGCTTCGCTCATGCGCATGAGAAAAACCCTACTTTGGTATCTAGCTAGCTAG
- the LOC100793690 gene encoding putative DNA glycosylase At3g47830, with protein sequence MAFQHAITEVNCVWSFLFSIRCGGLAPTKASCIKNVLRCLRERRGELCLEYLRDLSVDEVKAELSLFKGIGPKTVACVLMFNLQQDDFPVDTHIFEIAKTMGWVPSVADKNKSYIHLNQRIPNELKFDLNSLLYTNGKLCRKCSGKKGNKQGKKCDDNSCPLLNYDKESIEL encoded by the exons ATGGCATTCCAGCATGCAATTACAG AGGTGAATTGTGTTtggagttttttattttctattcgaTGTGGAGGTCTAGCTCCGACTAAGGCTTCATGCATTAAGAACGTGTTGCGTTGTTTGCGCGAGAGAAGAGGTGAATTGTGTTTGGAGTATTTGCGGGACTTGTCCGTTGATGAAGTTAAGGCTGAGCTGTCTCTTTTCAAAGGAATTGGTCCCAAAACA GTGGCTTGTGTGTTGATGTTCAATCTTCAGCAGGATGATTTTCCTGTGGACACTCAC ATATTTGAGATTGCAAAAACCATGGGTTGGGTACCATCTGTTGCAGACAAAAATAAGTCATATATTCATCTAAACCAAAGGATACCAAATGAACTTAAGTTTGACCTGAATAGTCTTCTGTATACGAACGGGAAGCTTTGTCGCAAATGCTCCGGTAAAAAGGGTAACAAGCAAGGAAAGAAATGTGACGATAACTCCTGTCCTTTATTGAATTATGATAAAGAGTCAATTGAACTTTGA